One segment of Streptomyces sp. NBC_00576 DNA contains the following:
- a CDS encoding alpha/beta fold hydrolase codes for MSVFVLLHGAWHGGWVWQRVTPLLRAAGHEVHSPTLTGVSDRAHLLSPQVGLGTHVQDVVALIEAHDARDVVLVGHSYAGQVVTGVADRIPERLAKRVHLDAFVGDDGDAAIDLLPARIAGHYRESVSGPGFGWLIPVRSLSVLGVEEQADLDWLGPRLTPHPWLTYTEPLRLTGKADQVSGAFIECTDWMRVFTPHAERAAARGWPVHEIATGHEAMVTAPVELAELLLRIAAT; via the coding sequence ATGAGCGTCTTCGTCCTGCTGCACGGAGCCTGGCACGGCGGCTGGGTCTGGCAGCGCGTGACACCGCTGCTGCGGGCGGCCGGACACGAGGTGCACTCCCCCACGCTGACCGGGGTGAGCGACCGCGCCCATCTGCTCAGCCCCCAGGTCGGACTCGGCACGCACGTCCAGGACGTCGTGGCGCTGATCGAGGCCCACGACGCCCGGGACGTCGTACTCGTCGGGCACAGTTACGCCGGCCAGGTCGTCACCGGCGTCGCGGACCGGATCCCGGAGCGGCTGGCGAAGCGGGTCCACCTCGACGCCTTCGTCGGCGACGACGGCGACGCGGCGATCGACCTGCTGCCCGCCCGTATCGCCGGGCACTACCGGGAGTCCGTGTCCGGACCCGGCTTCGGCTGGCTGATTCCGGTGCGCTCGCTGAGTGTGCTCGGAGTCGAGGAGCAGGCGGACCTCGACTGGCTCGGCCCCCGGCTGACTCCGCACCCGTGGCTGACCTACACCGAGCCACTGCGACTCACCGGCAAGGCGGACCAGGTTTCCGGTGCCTTCATCGAGTGCACCGACTGGATGCGGGTGTTCACCCCGCACGCCGAGCGGGCCGCCGCCCGCGGCTGGCCGGTCCACGAGATCGCCACCGGGCACGAGGCCATGGTCACGGCCCCCGTCGAACTGGCCGAACTGCTGCTGCGGATCGCGGCAACGTGA
- a CDS encoding muconolactone Delta-isomerase family protein has protein sequence MEFLVRTENTLPPDTPGDVREDLRTSERERARQLREAGILKRLWRVPGRNATVGLYEASDPAELHDALVSLPMWKWMDITVEALATHPQEKAP, from the coding sequence ATGGAATTCCTCGTCCGTACCGAGAACACCCTGCCCCCGGACACCCCCGGCGACGTCCGCGAAGACCTGCGCACCAGCGAACGCGAACGAGCACGACAACTCCGCGAGGCAGGAATCCTCAAACGGCTGTGGCGGGTTCCGGGCCGCAACGCCACCGTCGGCCTGTACGAGGCGTCCGATCCGGCGGAGCTGCACGACGCGCTGGTCTCGCTGCCGATGTGGAAGTGGATGGACATCACCGTGGAGGCGCTCGCCACCCATCCGCAGGAGAAGGCGCCATGA
- a CDS encoding SDR family NAD(P)-dependent oxidoreductase — protein sequence MTGPDDTGPRVAVVTGAAGGLGLAIVRRLAADGFNVAALDIAEPEADGTSGFAEVRSWRCDVSDPAATRQTVEEIAGAYGGGIDVLVNNAGLLSGRATLLETTPQELHRFFDVNAVGPLLMVQACASWLRESPYRGRIINVASRTFFTGSPGQIAYVASKGALIGMTRVMARELGEYGITVNAVAPAQVATPGTRAHSDDEVFTTTMRRQAIKEFVTPEHFAGLVSYLASPDAAMVTGQTFVCDGGGLLH from the coding sequence ATGACCGGTCCGGACGACACCGGCCCACGGGTCGCGGTGGTCACGGGTGCCGCCGGCGGCCTCGGGCTCGCCATCGTCCGCAGACTGGCCGCGGACGGATTCAACGTCGCCGCACTGGACATCGCCGAACCGGAAGCGGACGGCACCAGCGGCTTTGCCGAAGTGCGGAGTTGGCGCTGCGATGTCAGCGATCCGGCCGCGACCCGCCAGACGGTGGAAGAGATCGCAGGGGCCTACGGCGGCGGTATCGACGTACTGGTCAACAACGCCGGCCTGCTGTCCGGCCGGGCCACTCTGCTGGAGACGACCCCGCAGGAGCTGCACCGCTTCTTCGACGTCAACGCCGTCGGCCCGCTGCTCATGGTGCAGGCGTGCGCATCCTGGCTGCGCGAGAGCCCGTACCGGGGTCGGATCATCAATGTCGCCTCCCGCACGTTCTTCACCGGGTCGCCGGGACAGATCGCCTACGTGGCCAGCAAGGGCGCGCTCATCGGCATGACCCGGGTGATGGCGCGCGAACTGGGCGAGTACGGGATCACGGTCAACGCGGTGGCGCCCGCGCAGGTCGCGACCCCGGGGACCCGAGCCCACTCCGACGACGAGGTGTTCACCACGACCATGCGCCGGCAGGCGATCAAGGAGTTCGTCACCCCGGAGCACTTCGCGGGGCTCGTCTCCTACCTCGCCTCGCCGGACGCGGCCATGGTCACCGGCCAGACCTTCGTCTGCGACGGCGGCGGCCTCCTTCACTGA
- a CDS encoding protocatechuate 3,4-dioxygenase has product MSSTTPQVPGTYVFDAAESRRGRALNRLCGSLKDAESRARFKADEAVYCHAYGLDAQQRDAVLRRDWTRMMELGGSIFYIFKLAVLDQRSMQYLGGVFTGMTTEEFADALKAGGRSFG; this is encoded by the coding sequence ATGTCCAGCACCACACCCCAGGTCCCCGGCACCTACGTCTTCGACGCCGCCGAGAGCCGCCGCGGCCGAGCACTGAACCGGCTCTGCGGATCCCTGAAGGACGCCGAGAGCCGCGCGCGGTTCAAGGCCGACGAAGCCGTGTACTGCCATGCGTACGGGCTTGACGCACAGCAGCGCGACGCCGTCCTGAGACGGGACTGGACGCGGATGATGGAGCTGGGCGGCTCCATCTTCTACATCTTCAAGCTCGCCGTGCTCGACCAGAGGTCAATGCAGTACCTCGGCGGGGTGTTCACCGGTATGACCACCGAGGAGTTCGCGGACGCGTTGAAGGCGGGAGGGCGGAGCTTTGGCTGA
- a CDS encoding class III extradiol dioxygenase subunit beta, with protein MIWGLATSHVPSIGAAMDHGKTEDPYWKPLFDGYAPAREWMARHTPDVAVVIYNDHANALDLSITPTFALGTAESYRVADEGWGSRPVPVVRGAPEFSDHLVEGLIDASFDMAVYQELDVDHGLTVPLSVYCPDPGESWPCAVVPLLVNVIQYPQPTAARCLALGRALGEAIRSYPEDLKVAVFGTGGMSHQLAGARAGLINQDFDRMFLDAIEHDPEKLAALTREEYIREAGSEGIELIMWLIMRGALGPRLRRVYETYHVPASNTAAGMVLFENRVP; from the coding sequence GTGATCTGGGGTCTGGCCACTTCGCACGTACCGTCGATCGGTGCGGCCATGGACCACGGGAAGACCGAGGACCCGTACTGGAAACCTCTGTTCGACGGGTACGCGCCGGCGCGGGAGTGGATGGCCCGGCACACCCCTGATGTCGCGGTCGTCATCTACAACGACCACGCCAACGCCCTGGACCTGAGCATCACCCCGACCTTCGCGCTCGGGACGGCGGAGTCGTACCGAGTGGCCGACGAGGGGTGGGGCAGCCGCCCTGTTCCGGTCGTCCGCGGCGCCCCGGAGTTCTCCGACCACCTGGTCGAGGGCCTGATAGACGCCTCCTTCGACATGGCGGTGTACCAGGAGCTCGATGTCGACCACGGGCTGACCGTGCCCCTGTCGGTGTACTGCCCGGACCCCGGGGAGAGTTGGCCGTGTGCGGTCGTTCCCCTCCTGGTGAACGTCATCCAGTACCCGCAGCCCACCGCCGCTCGGTGCCTGGCCCTCGGCCGCGCGCTCGGTGAGGCGATCCGGTCCTATCCCGAGGACCTCAAGGTCGCCGTCTTCGGCACCGGAGGCATGTCCCACCAGCTCGCGGGCGCCCGCGCGGGCCTGATCAACCAGGACTTCGACCGGATGTTCCTCGACGCGATCGAACACGACCCCGAGAAACTGGCCGCGCTGACGCGCGAGGAGTACATCCGTGAGGCCGGTTCCGAGGGCATCGAGCTGATCATGTGGCTGATCATGCGCGGCGCGCTGGGTCCCCGGCTGCGCCGTGTGTACGAGACCTACCATGTGCCCGCGTCGAACACGGCGGCCGGGATGGTCCTGTTCGAGAACCGGGTCCCTTGA
- a CDS encoding ferritin-like domain-containing protein — MNTLPYARSENRIVELMEQPAERRDADWMRDAAQQAILLELATLPPYLCGMWSIDTSTGDGSVLRTLREIVFDEMSHFGLACNLLNTLGGTPVLDDASVVPTYPGPLPGGVRPELTVFLSGLTTDAAEMFSLVEQPDQPLARDAAPHPSIGAFYTALLEAFRAHPERITGARQLTLHFGHGAGNPVVPLATLAAVEKAIGVIKEQGEGTSASPENPHPGAAGELAHYYAFREIFHKRRLRKNPGTGEFEFTGAEIPMPDTLPMGIVPAGGWPRTGPSAPDAGTTQLLDEFNQAYSKLLRLLQEAWRRDDAGEAEGLLFEAIAQMSALQDPAQQLMARPLPSSGKNYGPEFLYVAP, encoded by the coding sequence GTGAACACGCTTCCGTATGCCCGGAGCGAGAACCGGATCGTCGAACTGATGGAGCAGCCCGCGGAGCGGCGTGACGCCGACTGGATGCGGGACGCGGCGCAGCAGGCGATCCTGCTGGAACTCGCCACGCTCCCCCCGTATCTGTGCGGCATGTGGTCGATCGACACGTCGACCGGCGACGGCTCCGTCCTCCGCACGCTGCGCGAGATCGTCTTCGACGAGATGTCGCACTTCGGTCTGGCGTGCAACCTGCTCAACACGCTCGGCGGGACTCCCGTGCTCGACGACGCGTCGGTGGTGCCGACGTACCCGGGGCCTCTGCCGGGAGGCGTGCGGCCCGAACTCACGGTCTTCCTCAGCGGGCTGACGACGGACGCGGCAGAGATGTTCTCCCTCGTCGAGCAGCCGGACCAGCCGCTCGCGAGGGACGCGGCGCCGCACCCCTCGATCGGGGCCTTCTACACCGCGCTCCTGGAGGCGTTCCGTGCGCACCCGGAGCGGATCACCGGTGCCCGGCAGCTGACCCTGCACTTCGGTCACGGCGCGGGGAACCCCGTCGTGCCCCTCGCCACGCTCGCCGCCGTCGAGAAGGCGATCGGCGTGATCAAGGAACAGGGCGAGGGCACGTCCGCGTCGCCCGAGAACCCGCACCCTGGGGCGGCGGGAGAACTCGCCCACTACTACGCCTTCCGGGAGATCTTCCACAAGCGCAGGCTCAGGAAGAACCCCGGCACCGGGGAGTTCGAGTTCACGGGAGCGGAGATCCCGATGCCGGACACCCTGCCGATGGGGATCGTTCCCGCTGGGGGCTGGCCCCGGACGGGACCTTCCGCACCGGACGCCGGGACGACACAGCTCCTCGACGAGTTCAACCAGGCGTACAGCAAACTGCTGCGGCTGCTGCAGGAGGCGTGGCGGCGGGACGACGCGGGCGAGGCGGAGGGGCTACTGTTCGAGGCGATCGCACAGATGTCCGCCCTGCAGGATCCAGCACAACAGCTGATGGCGCGCCCGCTCCCCAGCAGCGGCAAGAACTACGGGCCGGAGTTCCTCTACGTGGCTCCCTGA
- a CDS encoding LLM class flavin-dependent oxidoreductase, which yields MNEKTFFGFCANNGFGKVPDLLRAVRQADRDGLELVSMFDHPYVGEFLDTYATLGFTLGATQRITGFADVTNLPTRPAPMPARTLTSLSELSGGRVVLGLGAGFHWDRISDMGVPRLSPGDAVNAFEEAIVLIKKLSGGGPAVTYEGKHYRVNQIEPAPVAAPLVWTGSGGAKSLAATGRVADGWLPPFTADWLSETYRTGRPIIDEAAASVGRDPGEIRTICNIPGRITDHPLGKTRDDDNRWVGGSVEQWIEELTGAVLEHGAAGFNFAEPSGFVEDLTTLGRWATEIVPAVREGIAKEGAGSVAD from the coding sequence GTGAACGAGAAGACCTTCTTCGGTTTCTGTGCGAACAACGGGTTCGGCAAGGTGCCAGATCTGCTGAGGGCGGTCCGGCAGGCCGACCGTGACGGACTCGAACTCGTCTCGATGTTCGACCATCCGTACGTCGGAGAATTCCTGGACACCTACGCGACTCTCGGGTTCACGCTGGGTGCGACGCAACGGATCACCGGCTTCGCCGACGTCACCAATCTGCCGACCCGGCCCGCACCCATGCCGGCGCGCACACTGACGTCGTTGTCGGAACTCTCCGGTGGCCGCGTGGTACTCGGCCTGGGTGCGGGCTTCCACTGGGACCGCATCTCCGACATGGGCGTCCCGCGGCTTTCGCCCGGCGACGCCGTCAACGCCTTCGAGGAAGCGATCGTCCTGATCAAGAAGCTCTCTGGGGGCGGTCCGGCGGTCACGTACGAAGGCAAGCACTACCGGGTGAACCAGATCGAGCCGGCGCCCGTTGCCGCGCCACTCGTCTGGACCGGATCGGGCGGCGCGAAATCCCTGGCCGCGACCGGCCGCGTGGCTGACGGCTGGCTGCCTCCCTTCACCGCGGACTGGCTCAGCGAGACGTATCGCACGGGCCGGCCGATCATCGACGAGGCCGCTGCGTCCGTCGGCCGTGATCCGGGCGAGATCCGCACGATCTGCAACATCCCCGGCCGTATCACCGACCACCCGCTGGGCAAGACGCGTGACGACGACAACCGCTGGGTCGGCGGGTCGGTGGAGCAATGGATCGAGGAGCTGACCGGGGCCGTGCTGGAGCATGGCGCGGCCGGCTTCAATTTCGCCGAACCCAGTGGTTTCGTGGAGGACCTGACCACCCTCGGTCGCTGGGCCACCGAGATCGTCCCGGCCGTGCGCGAAGGGATCGCCAAGGAAGGGGCAGGGTCGGTGGCCGACTGA
- a CDS encoding MarR family winged helix-turn-helix transcriptional regulator, translating into MGIASGLVRISFLVNAVYAESAREHGLTPQQGQLLCALMARPYFMGELGSVLGLAKSSLTGLVDRTERNGLVRREPDPQDTRAVRVMFTPEGRKAADEFYMDTCRRIDRLPDGLDAADRDVLADLLGRLVRHNEVPVVFMELTEKSL; encoded by the coding sequence ATGGGGATTGCGTCCGGGCTTGTCCGGATCTCGTTCCTGGTGAACGCCGTGTATGCCGAGTCGGCGCGAGAACACGGTCTCACCCCACAGCAGGGGCAGTTGCTGTGCGCGCTGATGGCGCGGCCGTACTTCATGGGGGAACTGGGCTCAGTGCTGGGCCTGGCCAAGTCGAGCCTGACCGGGCTGGTGGACCGGACCGAGCGCAACGGCCTGGTCCGGCGGGAGCCGGACCCGCAGGATACGCGGGCGGTCCGGGTCATGTTCACGCCGGAAGGCCGCAAGGCGGCGGATGAGTTCTATATGGACACCTGTCGTCGGATCGACCGGCTCCCGGATGGTCTCGACGCTGCCGATCGGGACGTGCTCGCCGACCTGCTCGGCCGGCTCGTGCGGCACAACGAGGTTCCGGTGGTGTTCATGGAGCTGACCGAGAAGAGCTTGTAG